The Arthrobacter russicus genome has a segment encoding these proteins:
- the rpmG gene encoding 50S ribosomal protein L33, with protein sequence MAKDKDVRPIIKLKSTAGTGYTYVTRKNRRNDPDRLVLKKYDPRIRQHVEFREER encoded by the coding sequence ATGGCCAAAGACAAGGACGTACGTCCGATCATCAAGCTGAAGAGCACGGCCGGCACCGGCTACACCTACGTGACTCGGAAGAACCGTCGTAACGATCCGGACCGTTTGGTTCTGAAGAAGTACGACCCCAGGATCCGTCAGCACGTCGAATTCCGAGAGGAGCGCTAA
- the rpsN gene encoding 30S ribosomal protein S14, with protein sequence MAKKSMIAKNEQRKVIVERYAEKRLALKKALVNPESTDEQREEARLGLQKLPRNASPVRLRNRDAIDGRPRGTFQKFGISRVRFRDMAHRGELPGIKKSSW encoded by the coding sequence ATGGCTAAGAAGTCAATGATCGCTAAGAACGAGCAGCGCAAAGTCATCGTCGAGCGTTACGCCGAGAAGCGCCTTGCCTTGAAGAAGGCCTTGGTCAACCCGGAGTCGACCGACGAGCAGCGCGAAGAGGCCCGCTTGGGCCTGCAGAAACTGCCCCGCAACGCTTCACCGGTGCGCTTGCGCAACCGTGACGCCATCGACGGCCGCCCGCGCGGTACGTTCCAGAAGTTCGGCATCTCCCGTGTCCGCTTCCGCGACATGGCGCACCGTGGCGAACTGCCCGGCATCAAGAAGTCGAGCTGGTAA
- the rpmB gene encoding 50S ribosomal protein L28, whose product MAAHCQVTGAEPGFGHSISHSHRRNKRRFDPNIQKKRYWVPSLRRNVTLQVSARGIKTIDVRGIDAVVAEILARGVKL is encoded by the coding sequence ATGGCAGCACATTGCCAAGTGACTGGAGCTGAGCCGGGCTTCGGGCATAGCATTTCGCACTCGCACCGCCGCAACAAGCGTCGGTTCGACCCGAACATTCAGAAGAAGCGCTACTGGGTTCCGTCCCTGCGCCGCAACGTCACGCTGCAGGTTTCTGCACGTGGCATCAAGACCATCGACGTCCGTGGCATCGACGCAGTCGTCGCCGAGATCCTTGCACGTGGGGTGAAGCTCTAA